In Bythopirellula goksoeyrii, a single window of DNA contains:
- the atpG gene encoding ATP synthase F1 subunit gamma, which translates to MANPRELDKRRKSVRNIRKITRTMELIATARFKKAMDRAAAATAYTDRITQLVSDLTKTGLKVSHPLLEKREKTDRAVLLVLTANRGLCGGFNGNLIRAALERWKELKAEVPDCRLEISGKRGIGGFKFRGYQADQSYTHFEDKPSFAEVELIANRFLDEYTVGAIDRLDVVYTKYESIARQHVAVETLLPLGSLGTEDSTTDDSSAVAGPQYDFLPSPESILEEVVPTSFKVKLFKCFLDSAVSEQIARMVAMKGATENAGELIKSLSMQYNRARQGRITSELMDLIGGVEALK; encoded by the coding sequence ATGGCCAATCCCAGAGAACTTGATAAGCGACGCAAGTCGGTTCGCAATATCCGTAAAATTACGCGGACAATGGAACTGATCGCTACGGCACGTTTCAAGAAAGCCATGGATCGTGCTGCTGCAGCCACGGCCTATACGGACCGTATCACACAATTGGTTAGCGATCTCACCAAGACGGGCCTCAAAGTGAGTCATCCGCTTTTGGAAAAGCGTGAGAAGACAGACCGAGCCGTTCTTTTGGTGCTTACAGCCAATCGCGGTTTGTGTGGCGGTTTCAACGGGAACCTGATTCGAGCTGCCTTAGAGCGGTGGAAAGAACTCAAAGCGGAAGTTCCCGATTGCCGACTGGAGATCTCCGGCAAGCGGGGCATTGGTGGTTTCAAATTTCGCGGTTATCAGGCCGATCAATCCTACACTCACTTCGAGGATAAGCCTTCCTTTGCCGAAGTAGAATTGATCGCGAATCGTTTTCTGGACGAGTACACCGTTGGTGCGATCGATCGACTCGATGTGGTATACACCAAGTACGAAAGCATCGCCCGCCAGCACGTCGCAGTTGAAACATTGCTTCCGCTAGGTTCGTTGGGAACTGAAGATTCAACAACTGATGATTCATCGGCCGTCGCGGGTCCTCAGTACGATTTCCTTCCCTCGCCGGAGAGCATATTGGAAGAAGTCGTGCCCACTAGTTTCAAAGTGAAACTGTTCAAGTGCTTTTTGGATTCGGCAGTCAGCGAGCAGATTGCTCGGATGGTGGCGATGAAGGGAGCAACGGAGAACGCAGGCGAATTGATCAAGAGCCTGAGCATGCAATACAACCGTGCCCGCCAAGGTCGAATCACGTCTGAATTGATGGACTTGATCGGCGGCGTCGAGGCACTCAAATAA